The following are from one region of the Myxocyprinus asiaticus isolate MX2 ecotype Aquarium Trade chromosome 2, UBuf_Myxa_2, whole genome shotgun sequence genome:
- the LOC127410592 gene encoding butyrophilin subfamily 1 member A1-like, with product MISVIIVGFLLILLIEASVSLVVVVPEDEIAGQVGSTVTLPCWIAPPQNAEGLEIRWYRPEHFNTPVLFYRDGKIQDIQEEHYRNRSSLGLRSAQSGGLKDGDVSLRLDKLTAQDEGVFHLYLKGDSTFDGQVMTLNITALGSIPVLSQRAVSGDKVNMSCRSSGWFPEPNVRWMSDDRRLLSPGQVSVSRAADGMFSVQSWTIVSPSDTQLISCLLALNTGQHREGRIDITDIISLEVTSGPWKALFIIFLICALLGLAAFIVYKYREKLTVKKPSEQPCEDGAMGNMREENVVLNINMEELRKDAVNITLDRETAHPGLMINKDLKIVRDASGYVQKNEGFPYELCVCGAQKFSSGRHYWEVDLAQNNFPPKDYWLIGVQKDGNCSSTDKSRLTPSDGFWFLCSDGANGFHTNTDPQITLSLSSRPERLGVLLDYDNARLSFYNAKHCQHLLTINTKFSGVLVPLFNPGVGDKSSLKILDVSVESPDSSQPLLGNYSEA from the exons ATGATATCGGTTATAATTGTCGGGTTTCTGCTGATTCTCCTCATAGAAGCTTCTG tgtCGTTGGTTGTTGTAGTACCTGAAGATGAGATAGCGGGTCAGGTGGGATCTACAGTCACTCTCCCCTGCTGGATCGCTCCTCCTCAGAATGCTGAAGGTCTGGAGATTCGCTGGTATCGTCCAGAACACTTCAACACTCCTGTTCTCTTCTATCGTGATGGGAAGATCCAGGACATCCAGGAGGAACATTACAGGAACCGGAGTTCTCTGGGCCTGCGCTCAGCACAGTCTGGAGGACTGAAGGATGGAGATGTTTCTCTGCGGCTTGACAAACTTACAGCTCAGGATGAAGGTGTTTTTCATCTTTATCTCAAAGGAGATAGCACATTTGATGGCCAAGTCATGACTCTCAACATCACTG ctttaGGATCCATACCTGTCCTGTCCCAGAGAGCTGTATCTGGAGATAAGGTGAACATGAGCTGTAGATCCAGTGGCTGGTTTCCAGAGCCAAACGTCAGGTGGATGTCAGATGACAGAAGACTTCTCTCTCCTGGACAAGTGTCTGTCAGTCGTGCAGCAGATGGGATGTTCTCTGTCCAGAGCTGGACGATCGTCTCTCCCTCTGATACTCAACTCATCTCCTGTTTACTGGCACTCAACACTGGACAACACAGAGAAGGACGGATTGACATCACTGACATCATCTCTTTAG AGGTCACATCCGGTCCATGGAAGGCACTTTTTATCATCTTTCTCATTTGTGCTCTGTTGGGTTTGGCTGCTTTTATCGTATACAAATACAGAGAGAAATTAACAG TGAAGAAGCCATCTGAACAAC CTTGTGAGGATGGAGCTATGGGGAATATGAGAGAAGAAAATG tTGTGTTGAACATCAATATGGAAGAACTGAGAAAAgatgcag TTAATATCACTCTCGACCGTGAGACTGCTCATCCAGGTCTGATGATTAATAAAGATCTCAAAATAGTGAGAGATGCTTCAGGATATGTGCAGAAGAACGAGGGATTTCCATATGAATTATGTGTATGTGGAGCACAAAAATTCAGTTCTGGTCGTCATTATTGGGAGGTTGATTTGGCACAAAACAATTTCCCTCCCAAAGATTACTGGTTAATTGGTGTGCAGAAAGATGGTAATTGTTCTTCAACAGACAAAAGTCGTTTAACTCCATCAGATGGTTTCTGGTTCTTGTGTTCAGATGGTGCAAATGGTTTTCACACTAACACTGATCCACAGATAACTCTGTCACTGTCCTCCAGACCTGAGCGATTGGGTGTTCTGTTAGATTATGACAACGCTCGACTGTCTTTTTACAACGCTAAACACTGTCAACATCTCCTGACCATCAACACCAAATTCTCTGGAGTACTTGTTCCTCTATTTAATCCAGGTGTAGGAGATAAGAGCAGTCTTAAAATACTGGATGTTTCAGTCGAATCACCTGATTCTAGTCAGCCATTACTGGGTAATTACTCAGAAGCTTGA